A single region of the Halorubrum depositum genome encodes:
- a CDS encoding aldo/keto reductase: protein MQHRELGNSGVEVSEIGFGAWVVGTDWWGDRSDEQAVEMVEAALDAGVTYVDTGDVYGHGDSEEIVGRAIDGRRDEVTLATKIGYDFYNNPQAGHGELPKELDRDYLETAFERSLDRLDTDHVDLLQLHNANVDDVTPEVRDLLAEWKADGRVRALGWALGPSIGWLAEGDAAVEYEEFDAVQTVFNLFEQEPGRHFVESIRETGSDTSVIARVPHSSGLLNEQVTPDTVLEDGDHRSHRPKEWYETGWEKVEAIRFLEEPDHAEGTRTMAQAAIRWLLAHDEVASVTPTFRDADDIAEWSAASDVPPLSEAEYERVDELYARNFDIDRDDGMDVLRTSVDGEDIEAAGLDKRAASY, encoded by the coding sequence ATGCAGCACCGCGAACTCGGGAACTCCGGCGTCGAGGTCTCTGAGATCGGTTTCGGCGCGTGGGTCGTCGGCACCGACTGGTGGGGCGACCGCTCGGACGAACAGGCGGTCGAGATGGTCGAGGCGGCGCTCGACGCCGGCGTCACCTACGTCGACACGGGCGACGTGTACGGCCACGGCGACAGCGAGGAGATCGTCGGGCGGGCGATCGACGGGCGCCGCGACGAGGTGACGCTCGCGACGAAGATCGGCTACGACTTCTACAACAACCCGCAGGCGGGCCACGGCGAGCTCCCGAAGGAGCTCGACCGCGACTACCTCGAGACCGCGTTCGAGCGCTCGCTCGACCGGCTCGACACCGACCACGTCGACCTGCTCCAGCTTCACAACGCCAACGTCGACGACGTCACCCCCGAGGTGCGCGACCTCCTCGCCGAGTGGAAGGCGGACGGCCGCGTCCGCGCGCTCGGCTGGGCGCTCGGCCCCTCGATCGGCTGGCTCGCCGAGGGCGACGCCGCGGTCGAGTACGAGGAGTTCGACGCGGTCCAGACCGTCTTCAATCTCTTCGAGCAGGAGCCCGGCCGCCACTTCGTCGAGTCTATCCGCGAGACGGGCTCGGACACGTCGGTCATCGCCCGCGTCCCGCACTCCTCGGGCCTGCTCAACGAGCAGGTGACGCCCGACACCGTCCTCGAAGACGGGGACCACCGCTCGCACCGCCCGAAAGAGTGGTACGAGACCGGCTGGGAGAAGGTCGAGGCGATCCGCTTCCTCGAGGAGCCGGACCACGCGGAGGGCACTCGGACGATGGCGCAGGCGGCGATCCGCTGGCTGCTCGCGCACGACGAGGTCGCCTCCGTGACGCCCACCTTCCGCGACGCGGACGACATCGCGGAGTGGAGCGCCGCGAGCGACGTGCCGCCGCTCTCCGAGGCCGAGTACGAGCGCGTCGACGAGCTGTACGCGCGGAACTTCGATATCGACCGCGACGACGGGATGGACGTCCTCCGGACCTCCGTCGATGGCGAGGACATCGAGGCCGCCGGCCTCGACAAGCGCGCCGCGTCGTACTGA
- a CDS encoding ABC transporter substrate-binding protein — MSDLNVSHEYFTWRLVQDVAEENGYFEDEGVDADLSYFAPGTQDFEGENAFDADWWDDMDEDGGTHGVCEWNAVQEVSETDRDIVGSYSEWDRVVFVDADDDAETIDDLRGRSVGINKYATSFYSMREMLENEGFEDDDIVLEHVGEAEDRFDAVKNGEVDSIAVLEPFVTLGRYDEELKEVFDGPCRAAITTREQPEPEKLEGFLAALNRAVADINDDLEGYTDRYVELLEEEAADKPAFDDVNFERLREEFELREFLPVRAPDEKRIDATTDWMREKGFVPDDADIGTAEELDNEGVLPDDEAESEEDEPEATAD, encoded by the coding sequence ATGTCAGATCTCAATGTCTCCCACGAATACTTCACGTGGAGACTGGTGCAGGACGTCGCGGAGGAGAACGGGTACTTCGAGGACGAGGGCGTCGACGCCGACCTCTCGTACTTCGCGCCCGGAACGCAGGACTTCGAGGGCGAGAACGCCTTCGACGCCGACTGGTGGGACGACATGGACGAGGACGGCGGCACCCACGGCGTCTGCGAGTGGAACGCGGTCCAGGAGGTCTCCGAGACCGACCGCGACATCGTCGGCTCCTACAGCGAGTGGGACCGCGTCGTCTTCGTCGACGCCGACGACGACGCCGAGACCATCGACGACCTGCGCGGTCGCAGCGTCGGGATCAACAAGTACGCCACCTCCTTCTACTCGATGCGCGAGATGCTCGAGAACGAGGGGTTCGAGGACGACGACATCGTTCTGGAGCACGTCGGCGAGGCGGAGGACCGCTTCGACGCCGTGAAGAACGGCGAGGTCGACTCCATCGCGGTGCTGGAGCCGTTCGTCACGCTCGGCCGCTACGACGAGGAGCTGAAGGAGGTGTTCGACGGCCCGTGCCGCGCCGCCATCACCACGCGCGAGCAGCCCGAGCCGGAGAAGCTGGAGGGGTTCCTCGCGGCGCTGAACCGCGCGGTCGCCGACATCAACGACGACCTCGAGGGGTACACCGACCGCTACGTCGAGTTGCTCGAAGAGGAGGCGGCCGACAAGCCCGCCTTCGACGACGTGAACTTCGAGCGGCTCCGCGAGGAGTTCGAGCTCCGCGAGTTCCTCCCCGTGCGCGCCCCCGACGAGAAGCGGATCGACGCGACCACGGACTGGATGCGCGAGAAGGGATTCGTCCCGGACGACGCCGACATCGGGACCGCCGAGGAGCTCGATAACGAGGGCGTGCTCCCGGACGACGAGGCCGAGTCCGAGGAGGACGAGCCCGAGGCGACAGCGGACTGA
- a CDS encoding right-handed parallel beta-helix repeat-containing protein, with protein MVAGTVVGLSSISTTAAAPTEVDRCASLTEPGEYVLTADLDAEGDCLTLGPGVTLDGNGHAISGDGSGIGLSFDLGRDESAAVRDLRITNFGAGTSVGSPGGEIALEAVSVTDSSVGIRGGPKGRIAVRDSVVSDNGVGVGPGEGTRLSITESTLSGNSDAAVSTDLGHVTELRRSTVRENGAGVATGEGTFVDNTVADNDGFGLRLIGLVAPTDLGSATVVGNDIRNNAGPGIEFASSGGDVRGNAIVGNRTGILLSGVADGFGDSVPEYAFTGNDIAGNDEFGVRNASEQTAVASCNYWGDPTGPAAEETPAEAPKGDEVDGGVEFVPWSVEPVRGGDPVCFGGQAIGDFESQPTDPDGDGRYEDVDGDGDVDADDVEAMFANRDDELVRSHPDAFDFNGDGDVDALDVRALFNEVLDR; from the coding sequence GTGGTAGCGGGGACGGTCGTCGGGCTCTCCTCGATCTCCACGACGGCCGCCGCGCCGACGGAGGTCGACCGATGCGCGTCGCTGACCGAACCGGGAGAGTACGTTCTCACCGCCGATCTCGACGCGGAGGGCGACTGTCTCACCCTCGGTCCGGGCGTCACGCTGGACGGGAACGGGCACGCGATCTCCGGCGACGGCTCGGGGATCGGCCTCTCGTTCGACCTCGGTCGCGACGAGAGCGCCGCCGTCCGCGATCTGCGGATAACGAACTTCGGCGCGGGAACCTCCGTCGGTTCCCCGGGCGGCGAGATCGCGCTCGAAGCCGTCTCGGTCACCGACAGCTCCGTCGGGATCCGCGGCGGGCCGAAGGGGCGTATCGCGGTCCGCGATTCCGTCGTCAGCGACAACGGCGTGGGCGTCGGTCCCGGGGAGGGCACCCGGCTGTCGATAACCGAGAGCACGCTGAGCGGGAACAGCGACGCGGCGGTGTCCACCGACCTGGGACACGTCACGGAGCTGAGACGCAGCACCGTGCGGGAGAACGGCGCCGGCGTCGCCACCGGCGAGGGGACGTTCGTCGACAACACCGTCGCCGACAACGACGGGTTCGGCCTCCGACTGATCGGGCTCGTCGCGCCGACCGACCTGGGGTCCGCCACGGTCGTCGGGAATGACATCCGGAACAACGCCGGGCCGGGGATCGAGTTCGCCTCCAGCGGCGGAGACGTCCGCGGAAACGCGATCGTCGGCAACCGGACCGGGATCCTGCTGTCGGGCGTCGCGGACGGCTTCGGCGATTCCGTCCCCGAGTACGCGTTCACCGGGAACGACATCGCGGGCAACGACGAGTTCGGGGTCCGGAACGCGTCGGAGCAGACCGCGGTCGCGTCCTGTAACTACTGGGGCGATCCGACCGGCCCCGCCGCGGAGGAGACCCCGGCAGAGGCCCCGAAGGGCGACGAGGTCGACGGCGGCGTCGAATTCGTCCCGTGGTCCGTCGAGCCGGTCCGCGGCGGCGACCCCGTCTGTTTCGGTGGACAGGCGATAGGCGACTTCGAGAGTCAGCCGACCGACCCGGACGGGGACGGTCGCTACGAGGACGTCGACGGCGACGGCGACGTCGACGCCGACGACGTGGAGGCCATGTTCGCGAACCGGGACGACGAGCTGGTCCGGAGCCACCCGGACGCGTTCGACTTCAACGGCGACGGTGACGTGGACGCCCTCGACGTCCGGGCGCTGTTCAACGAGGTGTTGGACCGATGA
- a CDS encoding Nmad3 family putative nucleotide modification protein codes for MADPRAVAVNVAANTNQPGFRGPVYPDGWFAYVPIPESAATLPRERFPVDEPLPTYADLDLPFAVPADLRETPVHLDPEFPGVHGRDRATYGDPHGVKAGRIAGLDPGDWLLFYATLSLRPHGWAGPGESASAGETERAALADRDDDLAPDWGAYLFAGIRVERVLAVGDGGTGDDASGGEDAPRTVDRAAAAALAPTNAHLKRDPFDARVVVAGDASASGPFERVVPLSTPEAGADANRLVTALSSDSGRGPWWRRPMAFDADATEILLKRIERA; via the coding sequence ATGGCCGACCCCCGCGCCGTCGCCGTCAACGTCGCCGCCAACACGAACCAGCCCGGCTTCCGCGGCCCTGTCTACCCGGACGGGTGGTTCGCGTACGTGCCGATTCCCGAATCGGCGGCGACGCTCCCGCGCGAGCGGTTCCCGGTCGACGAGCCGCTCCCGACGTACGCCGACCTCGACCTCCCCTTCGCGGTGCCGGCCGACCTGCGGGAGACGCCGGTCCACCTCGACCCGGAGTTCCCCGGCGTCCACGGGCGCGACCGCGCGACGTACGGCGACCCCCACGGCGTGAAGGCCGGGCGGATCGCCGGCCTCGATCCGGGCGACTGGCTGCTGTTCTACGCGACGCTGTCGCTGCGCCCGCACGGCTGGGCGGGGCCGGGAGAGAGCGCTTCCGCGGGCGAGACCGAACGGGCGGCGCTCGCCGACCGCGACGACGACCTCGCGCCCGACTGGGGCGCGTACCTCTTCGCGGGAATCCGCGTCGAGCGGGTGCTCGCGGTCGGTGACGGCGGGACGGGGGACGACGCGTCCGGCGGTGAGGACGCGCCCCGCACCGTCGACCGCGCCGCGGCGGCCGCGCTCGCGCCGACCAACGCCCACCTGAAGCGCGACCCGTTCGACGCTCGGGTCGTCGTCGCCGGCGACGCGTCGGCCTCGGGCCCCTTCGAGCGCGTCGTCCCCCTCAGCACCCCCGAAGCGGGCGCGGACGCGAACCGCCTCGTCACGGCGCTGTCCAGCGACTCGGGGAGGGGGCCGTGGTGGCGCCGGCCGATGGCGTTCGACGCCGACGCGACGGAGATCCTGCTGAAACGCATCGAGCGGGCCTGA
- a CDS encoding autotransporter outer membrane beta-barrel domain-containing protein, producing MNLGALSATLNAKGVAVLVAIAVVGIGGIGGAVAGVGPTGGLDLPFAQQEDPAPAPETAVHLGPSDATVRVGETATHDVVVANASGGVGALAAVVSVGDPSVATITDVSLRGNQSDEAAGVSIAADGSSANLTAAPTDAAGGGSVAVATVTVRGDAPGTTDLGLRVDGLGTDAGDAYDVTAATGAAIAVEPNPDPAAFRVSNLNASRDVTRGEPFNVSVSVTNDGDLEATRTVRYGVDVDGDGALDADETAASREVTLAGHDRETVAFGGVNVTGVDHGSHVHGVFTGNDSATGIVDVEGAAGSAPIPETAVLLRPSGEAGEPNGTGDPSDADVTVDAGDETTYDVVVANASGGVGAYDFRVESKDVTHATVTDVSAGGGASDATTAITVIEDGKAVNVTAAPTDTADNGSVAIATVTISGHAVGATDIGLRVDVLGTEAGTAYNVTGTSGASVTVESDYDGGSTSSDGSDGSGDDAADADEGFTRNEITRAKYSVDFADLGSETVGEVQAIYNRQPFAGNAVPADVETRDEISGDRYDAPFSELDRDAAIEVQNEYDAQFGPLPSDPAHSRDNISRAKYDADFADLDAERAWEVQAIYNRQPFPDDVAPGEIRTRDEITQDRYGIEFDYDDISRGTKIEIQNDYDAQFGDGENE from the coding sequence ATGAACCTCGGCGCACTCTCCGCGACGCTGAACGCGAAGGGCGTCGCCGTCCTCGTGGCGATCGCGGTGGTCGGCATCGGCGGCATCGGCGGGGCGGTCGCGGGCGTCGGCCCCACCGGCGGTCTCGACCTCCCGTTCGCACAGCAGGAGGACCCGGCCCCGGCCCCCGAGACCGCGGTCCATCTCGGACCGAGCGACGCGACTGTCCGCGTCGGCGAGACCGCGACCCACGACGTGGTCGTCGCGAACGCGTCCGGCGGCGTCGGCGCCCTCGCCGCCGTCGTCAGCGTCGGCGATCCGAGCGTGGCCACGATAACGGACGTCTCACTGCGGGGGAACCAGTCGGACGAGGCGGCCGGGGTCTCGATCGCCGCCGACGGCTCGTCGGCGAACCTGACGGCCGCGCCGACGGACGCGGCCGGCGGCGGCAGCGTCGCCGTCGCGACCGTCACGGTCCGCGGCGACGCCCCCGGCACCACCGATCTCGGACTGCGCGTCGACGGGCTCGGCACCGACGCCGGCGACGCGTACGACGTCACCGCCGCGACCGGCGCCGCGATCGCCGTCGAGCCGAATCCGGACCCGGCGGCGTTCCGGGTGTCGAACCTGAACGCGTCCCGCGACGTGACGCGGGGAGAGCCGTTCAACGTCTCCGTCTCGGTCACCAACGACGGCGATCTGGAGGCGACCCGGACGGTCCGGTACGGAGTCGACGTCGACGGCGACGGGGCCCTCGACGCCGACGAGACGGCGGCCTCGCGGGAGGTGACGCTCGCGGGACACGACCGCGAGACCGTCGCGTTCGGCGGCGTGAACGTGACCGGGGTCGACCACGGATCGCACGTCCACGGCGTCTTCACCGGGAACGACTCCGCGACCGGGATCGTCGACGTCGAGGGGGCGGCGGGATCGGCTCCGATCCCCGAGACCGCGGTGCTGCTCCGCCCGAGCGGCGAGGCGGGTGAGCCGAACGGCACCGGCGATCCGAGTGACGCCGACGTGACGGTCGACGCCGGCGACGAGACGACCTACGACGTGGTCGTCGCGAACGCGTCCGGCGGCGTCGGCGCTTACGACTTCCGCGTCGAGTCGAAGGACGTCACTCACGCCACGGTGACGGACGTCTCCGCGGGAGGCGGCGCGTCCGACGCGACGACGGCGATCACCGTCATCGAGGACGGGAAGGCGGTGAACGTCACGGCCGCGCCGACGGACACCGCGGACAACGGCAGCGTCGCGATCGCGACCGTCACGATCAGCGGCCACGCGGTCGGCGCGACCGACATCGGCCTGCGCGTCGACGTCCTCGGCACCGAAGCCGGAACCGCCTACAACGTCACGGGGACGAGCGGCGCCTCGGTCACGGTCGAGAGCGACTACGACGGGGGGTCGACGTCGTCGGACGGCTCGGACGGTTCCGGGGACGACGCCGCTGACGCCGACGAGGGGTTCACTCGCAACGAGATCACCCGGGCGAAGTACAGCGTCGACTTCGCCGACCTCGGAAGCGAGACGGTCGGCGAGGTGCAGGCGATCTACAACCGGCAGCCGTTCGCCGGCAACGCGGTTCCCGCCGACGTCGAGACCCGCGACGAGATAAGCGGCGACCGGTACGACGCGCCGTTCTCCGAGCTGGACCGCGACGCCGCGATCGAGGTTCAAAACGAGTACGACGCGCAGTTCGGGCCGCTCCCGTCGGATCCGGCTCACAGCCGGGACAACATCAGTCGGGCGAAGTACGACGCCGACTTCGCGGACCTCGACGCCGAGCGGGCGTGGGAGGTGCAGGCGATCTACAACCGGCAGCCGTTCCCCGACGACGTGGCTCCCGGCGAGATCAGGACCCGCGACGAGATCACCCAGGACCGATACGGAATAGAGTTCGACTACGACGACATCAGCCGCGGGACGAAGATAGAGATCCAGAACGACTACGACGCGCAGTTCGGCGACGGCGAGAACGAGTAG
- a CDS encoding DJ-1/PfpI family protein codes for MTGQRILMIVGDFGEDYEIMVPFQALQAVGHEVHAVCPEREGGESVKTAVHDFRGDQTYLETRGHDFELTHGFDEIDPAEYDALVVPGGRAPEYLRGYDEVLDAVRHFFETDKPVASICHGPQILAAAGVLDGYEITAYPAVRPEVEAAGCSWVDGVTTDGNLVTGQAWPDHPEWIAGFLDLLGTEIDHDAPAAAAE; via the coding sequence ATGACAGGACAGCGGATTCTGATGATCGTCGGCGACTTCGGCGAGGACTACGAGATCATGGTCCCGTTCCAGGCGCTGCAGGCGGTGGGCCACGAGGTCCACGCCGTCTGCCCGGAGCGGGAGGGCGGGGAGTCGGTCAAGACCGCGGTCCACGACTTCCGCGGCGACCAGACGTACCTGGAGACCCGCGGGCACGACTTCGAACTCACCCACGGGTTCGACGAGATCGACCCGGCGGAGTACGACGCGCTCGTCGTGCCCGGCGGGCGCGCGCCCGAGTACCTGCGCGGCTACGATGAGGTGCTCGACGCGGTGCGCCACTTCTTCGAGACCGACAAGCCCGTTGCGTCCATCTGCCACGGCCCGCAGATCCTCGCGGCCGCGGGCGTGCTCGACGGCTACGAGATCACTGCCTACCCGGCGGTCCGGCCCGAGGTCGAGGCCGCCGGCTGCTCGTGGGTCGACGGCGTGACGACCGACGGCAACCTCGTCACCGGGCAGGCGTGGCCGGACCACCCGGAGTGGATCGCGGGGTTCCTCGACCTGCTCGGCACCGAGATCGACCACGACGCGCCCGCCGCCGCGGCGGAGTGA
- a CDS encoding acyltransferase — translation MTKRHVSLPDGAEAGVRGLIDEVDERLSSDEDTCDVVRDVLIDLHGDRERWEAWRDGESVSRAERVRLQGYDPCNATLESEYYAEKDEDRFQRSKHLQWLWRQFDATPMADNVEFALRFRQMLGNHLFAECGENCRFFKGISVTYGHNIEVGDNVVIHDDVHLDDRGKLTIGDRASVSDGVHLYSHDHDLVDQTEVRNFHTIVEDDARVTYDAMVRAGCRVGENSVVGARSVVQGDVPDHHVVVGSPARSVRVKPGWEEVAADLEDGRLPDNQDEREIEYELPEDLDQFDEFQRDLQPPK, via the coding sequence ATGACAAAGCGACACGTGTCCCTCCCCGACGGCGCAGAGGCAGGGGTCCGGGGGTTAATCGACGAGGTGGACGAGCGGCTCTCCTCGGACGAGGACACCTGCGACGTCGTTCGCGACGTCCTGATCGACCTCCACGGCGACCGCGAGCGGTGGGAGGCGTGGCGGGACGGGGAGTCGGTGTCGCGAGCCGAGCGCGTCCGCCTCCAGGGGTACGACCCGTGCAACGCCACGCTGGAGTCGGAGTACTACGCCGAGAAGGACGAGGACCGCTTCCAGCGCTCGAAACACCTCCAGTGGCTCTGGCGCCAGTTCGACGCGACGCCGATGGCCGACAACGTCGAGTTCGCCCTCCGCTTCCGGCAGATGCTCGGCAACCACCTCTTCGCCGAGTGCGGGGAGAACTGCCGCTTCTTCAAGGGGATATCCGTCACCTACGGCCACAACATCGAGGTCGGCGACAACGTCGTGATCCACGACGACGTCCACCTCGACGACCGCGGGAAGCTGACGATCGGCGACCGCGCGTCGGTCTCCGACGGCGTCCACCTCTACAGCCACGACCACGACCTCGTCGACCAGACCGAGGTCCGCAACTTCCACACGATCGTCGAGGACGACGCGCGCGTCACCTACGACGCGATGGTGCGGGCTGGCTGCCGAGTCGGCGAGAACAGCGTCGTCGGCGCGCGCTCGGTCGTGCAGGGCGACGTGCCCGACCACCACGTCGTCGTCGGCTCCCCCGCCCGGAGCGTCCGCGTGAAGCCCGGCTGGGAGGAGGTCGCCGCCGACCTGGAGGACGGTCGGCTCCCCGACAACCAGGACGAGCGCGAGATCGAGTACGAGCTCCCCGAGGACCTCGACCAGTTCGACGAGTTCCAGCGAGACCTGCAGCCGCCGAAGTAG